A single genomic interval of Flavihumibacter rivuli harbors:
- the fcl gene encoding GDP-L-fucose synthase, whose translation MEKSARIYIAGHRGMVGSAIHRKLLSEGFTNIITRTSSELDLRNQQAVKDFFAAEKPDYVFLAAAKVGGILANNTYRGEFLYDNLMIQNNIIHSAYENGVKKLLFLGSSCIYPKLAPQPLKEEYLLTGELEPTNEPYAIAKIAGIKLCDAYRSQYGCDFISVMPTNLYGPNDNYDLNKSHVLPALIRKFHEAKKNNAPSVVMWGTGTPRREFLHADDLADACYFLMQHYSEPGLVNIGVGDDIPIKDLALLVKKIVGYEGEIEHDLSKPDGTPRKLMDVSKLHSLGWKHRISLEEGIRAVYEEVKGKL comes from the coding sequence ATGGAAAAGAGTGCAAGAATATACATCGCCGGGCACCGCGGAATGGTTGGTTCGGCTATTCATCGCAAACTGTTAAGCGAAGGATTCACCAACATCATCACCCGCACCTCATCGGAGCTGGACCTTCGCAACCAGCAGGCCGTGAAGGATTTCTTCGCTGCCGAAAAACCCGACTACGTTTTCCTGGCTGCGGCCAAGGTGGGCGGTATCCTCGCCAATAACACCTATCGCGGGGAATTCCTCTATGATAACCTGATGATCCAGAACAATATCATCCATTCCGCTTATGAGAATGGGGTGAAGAAACTCCTGTTCCTGGGATCCTCCTGTATCTATCCCAAGCTGGCGCCCCAGCCTTTGAAGGAAGAATACCTGCTGACCGGTGAACTGGAGCCCACCAATGAGCCCTATGCCATCGCCAAGATCGCGGGGATCAAACTCTGTGATGCCTACCGTTCCCAGTACGGTTGCGATTTCATTTCGGTGATGCCGACCAATTTGTATGGCCCGAACGATAACTACGACCTCAATAAATCCCATGTATTGCCTGCATTGATCCGGAAATTCCACGAGGCGAAGAAGAACAATGCCCCCAGCGTGGTGATGTGGGGTACGGGTACCCCCCGCCGTGAGTTCCTGCATGCAGACGACCTGGCGGATGCCTGCTACTTCTTGATGCAGCATTATAGCGAACCCGGTCTGGTGAATATTGGTGTTGGGGATGATATTCCCATCAAGGACCTGGCCCTGCTGGTGAAAAAGATCGTGGGCTATGAAGGGGAGATCGAGCATGACCTTAGCAAGCCTGATGGTACGCCCCGCAAACTGATGGATGTGAGCAAACTTCATTCACTTGGCTGGAAACACCGGATCTCACTGGAAGAAGGGATCAGGGCTGTGTATGAAGAGGTGAAAGGAAAATTATAA
- the gmd gene encoding GDP-mannose 4,6-dehydratase — protein sequence MSKVALVTGITGQDGAYLAELLLSKGYMVHGIKRRSSLFNTDRIDHLYQDPHEKNVRLKLHYGDLTDSTNLIRIIQETQPDEIYNLAAMSHVHVSFETPEYTANADGIGTLRILEAVRLLGLTHKTKVYQASTSELYGLVQEVPQSERTPFYPRSPYAVAKMYAYWITVNYREAYNMFAVNGILFNHESPLRGETFVTRKITRGVAKIALGLQDKIYLGNLNAQRDWGHAKDYVEAMWLILQQEKPEDFVIATGVTTPVREFVRMAFAEVGIEVAFKGENEQEVGVVVSCSNPDFQLETGKEVIAVDPKYFRPTEVDLLIGDPTKAQTQLGWKPKYDLPALVKEMVAADVDSFRKEKLLKESGYYVKNQYE from the coding sequence ATGTCCAAAGTTGCATTAGTTACCGGTATCACCGGCCAGGATGGCGCCTATCTCGCCGAGTTGCTGTTGTCGAAGGGTTATATGGTGCATGGCATCAAACGCCGCTCCTCGCTCTTCAATACCGACCGTATTGACCATTTGTACCAGGATCCCCATGAAAAGAATGTTCGGCTGAAATTGCATTATGGTGACCTGACCGATAGCACCAACCTGATCCGTATCATCCAGGAAACCCAGCCGGATGAGATCTATAACCTGGCAGCCATGAGCCATGTACATGTGAGCTTCGAGACCCCTGAATATACCGCCAATGCCGATGGTATTGGTACCCTGCGGATCCTGGAAGCCGTGAGGCTGCTGGGCCTGACCCATAAGACCAAGGTCTACCAGGCTTCTACCTCAGAGCTTTACGGCCTGGTGCAGGAAGTGCCCCAGAGTGAGCGCACTCCCTTCTATCCCCGTTCCCCCTATGCCGTAGCCAAAATGTATGCGTACTGGATCACGGTGAATTACCGTGAGGCCTACAATATGTTCGCGGTGAACGGTATCCTGTTCAACCACGAATCCCCCCTCCGCGGTGAGACTTTCGTGACCCGCAAGATCACCCGTGGCGTGGCCAAGATCGCCCTGGGACTGCAGGACAAGATCTACCTGGGTAACCTGAATGCGCAGCGCGACTGGGGTCATGCCAAGGATTATGTAGAGGCCATGTGGCTGATCTTGCAACAGGAAAAGCCCGAGGATTTCGTGATCGCTACCGGCGTGACCACCCCGGTAAGGGAATTCGTTCGGATGGCCTTTGCAGAAGTGGGTATCGAAGTAGCATTCAAAGGCGAGAACGAGCAGGAAGTAGGTGTGGTGGTAAGCTGCAGCAACCCTGATTTCCAGCTGGAGACCGGCAAGGAAGTGATAGCGGTAGATCCAAAATATTTCCGTCCTACCGAAGTGGACCTGCTGATCGGTGACCCTACTAAGGCACAGACCCAACTGGGCTGGAAACCCAAGTACGACCTGCCTGCATTGGTGAAAGAAATGGTTGCCGCTGATGTGGATAGCTTCCGTAAGGAAAAGCTCCTGAAAGAAAGCGGGTATTACGTTAAGAATCAGTACGAGTAA